AAAGTGAGTAGAATCAGATGCAAGAAGTAAAAATTGTTCGTTTTTTATCATGGTTTAATAACCTTTGTAGATTTCATTTGTCTTTCAGCAATTGTATACATGTTAGTAACTGTTCCTGCTTTTAATTTATCAGTTAGTCCATAGAAATTTAAACATGTTCCACAAGATAAGATTTCTACTCCTCTAGCTTCAAGTGTAAGAAGGTCGTTAAGGCTTTCAGAACCTTCTACAGCAAGTTTAACTCCTTCATTGTAAAGAAGTATAGTCTTAGGAAGAAAATCCATTTCAGAAAGGGTATAGATGAATCCTTTTATAAGTATTTTACCTAATTCTGGATCTCCATTTCCCATATGCAGTGAACTTATAACAACTACTGTATTATCGTGTTC
Above is a genomic segment from Fusobacterium sp. DD2 containing:
- the yedF gene encoding sulfurtransferase-like selenium metabolism protein YedF, with translation MIKVDAVGQVCPVPIIMTKNALKKIEEGQVEVSVDNKISLENLEKMSQEMGYAYDVESSGDTFRIVINKVKETVGLMEEHDNTVVVISSLHMGNGDPELGKILIKGFIYTLSEMDFLPKTILLYNEGVKLAVEGSESLNDLLTLEARGVEILSCGTCLNFYGLTDKLKAGTVTNMYTIAERQMKSTKVIKP